In one window of Frigoriglobus tundricola DNA:
- the recR gene encoding recombination mediator RecR, with protein MSEPAGVIAGLLEELTKLPGIGPKSAERIAHFLLAGDRRNAVLLADALRAVADKVRPCRECFNLTDAELCPVCRDPRRDAGLLCVVETPRDVNSFERAGNFRGLYHVLGGRLAPLDGMGPERLTFTPLVERVRRGGVREVILATSPTLEGDGTALFAANVLAPTGVAVTRLARGLPSGSSLELANSQMLADALDGRRTF; from the coding sequence GTGTCTGAACCGGCGGGGGTGATCGCGGGGCTGCTGGAGGAGCTGACCAAGCTCCCCGGCATCGGCCCGAAGAGCGCGGAGCGGATCGCCCATTTTTTGCTCGCGGGCGACCGGCGGAACGCGGTTCTTTTGGCCGATGCCCTGCGGGCCGTGGCCGACAAGGTGCGCCCGTGCCGCGAGTGTTTTAACTTGACCGACGCCGAACTCTGTCCGGTGTGCCGCGACCCGCGGCGCGACGCCGGCCTGCTCTGCGTGGTCGAGACACCACGGGACGTGAACTCCTTCGAGCGAGCGGGCAACTTTCGCGGGCTGTACCACGTGCTCGGCGGTCGGCTCGCCCCGCTCGACGGAATGGGACCGGAGCGCCTCACGTTCACTCCGCTCGTGGAGCGGGTCCGGCGCGGCGGGGTGCGTGAAGTGATCCTCGCGACCAGCCCGACCCTTGAGGGCGACGGGACCGCGCTGTTCGCGGCCAACGTTCTTGCCCCGACGGGGGTCGCCGTGACGAGATTGGCACGCGGGTTGCCGAGTGGTAGTTCCCTCGAGCTTGCCAACTCGCAAATGTTGGCCGACGCACTCGACGGGCGCCGGACGTTTTAA
- the rpoN gene encoding RNA polymerase factor sigma-54 produces MSGMRMGMDFVTRMDLKTVLAPRMIQSMEILQLSIIDLQAKIEEALQENPFLELKEKHGEQDEAAPEEFNPDAPLKHDETGDLEFKRLDELNRDWDDHFNEEHRGSRASLEEEGDRKLEAMANMPDRPPSLQDYLADQLGEMELDEDERRLARHICSFVDRTGYLGAREKASEDDDKDTFRTVTLEEIAALYDEPVTAEQVDDTLVHVVQKLEPAGVGARGLKECLMLQVPPDAPLGDALRVLIRDHLEDVAFNRIPVIQKATRFDIQTIQDAIDAIHHLDPKPGLKFTDSGTQYVMPDVVVERSDDDEYTVRLTDEWVPRIRVSKRTVELCKRQDLEDKVKEELRKKLQSADWLVKAVEQRRNTLLKVTKAIIDHQRAFLDYGPEHIHPLKMQQIADQVKVHVTTVSRAVDDKWVQTPRGVFPLKRFFGGGKKNDQTNEDVAYEVMKQKLLELVSNEDKASPLSDEELVTRLNEAGYPVARRTVTKYRKMLKIPSSRQRKDWSLSAT; encoded by the coding sequence ATGAGCGGTATGCGAATGGGCATGGATTTCGTCACGCGCATGGACCTGAAAACGGTCCTCGCGCCGCGCATGATCCAGTCCATGGAAATTCTCCAACTGTCGATCATCGACCTGCAAGCCAAGATCGAGGAGGCTCTCCAGGAGAACCCGTTCCTCGAACTCAAAGAGAAGCACGGGGAGCAGGACGAGGCGGCGCCGGAGGAGTTCAATCCCGACGCGCCGCTGAAGCACGACGAGACGGGCGACCTCGAGTTCAAGCGGCTCGACGAGCTGAACCGCGACTGGGACGACCACTTCAACGAGGAGCACCGCGGCAGCCGCGCGTCGCTGGAGGAGGAGGGCGACCGCAAGCTCGAGGCGATGGCCAACATGCCCGACCGCCCGCCGTCCCTTCAGGACTACCTCGCGGACCAACTCGGCGAGATGGAACTGGACGAGGACGAGCGCCGGCTGGCCCGGCACATTTGCAGCTTCGTGGACCGTACCGGCTACCTCGGTGCGCGGGAGAAAGCGAGCGAGGACGACGACAAGGACACGTTCCGCACCGTCACGCTCGAAGAGATCGCCGCACTGTACGACGAGCCCGTCACCGCGGAGCAGGTGGACGACACGCTGGTTCACGTGGTGCAGAAGCTCGAACCGGCCGGCGTCGGCGCCCGCGGCCTCAAAGAGTGCCTGATGCTCCAGGTGCCACCCGACGCCCCGCTGGGCGACGCCCTGCGCGTCCTCATCCGCGACCACCTGGAGGACGTGGCGTTCAACCGCATCCCGGTGATCCAGAAGGCGACGCGGTTCGACATCCAGACGATCCAGGACGCGATCGACGCGATCCACCACCTGGACCCCAAACCCGGGCTGAAGTTCACGGATTCCGGTACGCAGTACGTCATGCCCGATGTGGTCGTGGAGCGGTCGGACGACGACGAGTACACCGTCCGCCTCACCGACGAGTGGGTGCCCCGGATCCGCGTCAGCAAGCGCACCGTGGAGCTGTGCAAGCGACAGGATCTTGAGGACAAAGTGAAAGAGGAGCTGCGCAAGAAGCTCCAGTCGGCGGACTGGCTCGTGAAGGCCGTCGAGCAGCGCCGGAACACGCTGCTGAAGGTCACCAAGGCGATCATCGATCACCAGCGGGCGTTTCTCGACTACGGCCCCGAACACATTCACCCGCTCAAGATGCAGCAGATCGCCGATCAGGTGAAGGTCCACGTCACGACCGTCAGCCGGGCGGTGGACGACAAGTGGGTGCAGACGCCGCGTGGGGTGTTCCCACTGAAGCGGTTCTTCGGGGGCGGGAAGAAGAACGACCAGACCAACGAAGACGTCGCGTACGAGGTGATGAAGCAGAAGCTCCTCGAACTCGTGTCCAACGAGGACAAGGCCAGCCCGCTGTCCGACGAGGAACTGGTCACGCGGCTGAACGAGGCCGGCTACCCGGTCGCCCGCCGTACCGTGACCAAGTACCGGAAGATGCTGAAGATCCCGTCCAGCCGCCAGCGCAAGGACTGGTCGCTCTCTGCGACGTAG
- a CDS encoding acyl-CoA carboxylase subunit beta: MPIDLTAEEAAIRLGGGTKAIERQHEKGRLTARERIAKLVDRASDWFELGLWAGWKMYAEWGGAPSAGVVTGTGVVGGRRVMVIANDATVKAGAFFPMTCKKVLRAQRIATENRLPLVYLVDSAGVFLPLQDEVFPDEDDFGRIFRNNAVISAAGIPQFAAIMGNCVAGGGYLPVLCDTLLMTEGSGLYLAGPALVKAAIGQVVDSETLGGAKMHAAVSGTIDYREPTDDACIERLRRLIEMLPADTRDVHSGGVSPPLAEVFERFTQPEYDVRDLLKLVLDDAPFDEYKADYGQTLVCGFGRIGGKSVGVVANQKQRVKAAEGPMQFGGVIYVDSAEKAARFIMDCNQLRVPILFVQNVNGFMVGKESEQAGIIKAGAKLVNAISNSVVPKVTLITGGSYGAGNYALCGKAFDPRFILAWPNAQYAVMGGNQAAGTLLDVQVQALKRAGKEPDAEELAALRDKVKASYDEQTDIRYAAARLWVDAIVRPEDTRAALLTALAVATRYDDGKPFKTGVFQV, from the coding sequence ATGCCCATCGACCTGACTGCAGAGGAAGCCGCCATCCGATTGGGGGGTGGCACGAAAGCCATCGAGCGCCAGCACGAGAAGGGGCGCCTGACGGCCCGCGAACGCATTGCGAAGCTGGTTGATCGCGCGAGCGACTGGTTCGAACTCGGCCTTTGGGCCGGTTGGAAGATGTACGCAGAATGGGGCGGTGCGCCGTCTGCGGGGGTCGTGACGGGTACGGGGGTAGTCGGCGGGCGGCGCGTGATGGTGATCGCGAACGACGCAACGGTGAAGGCCGGCGCGTTCTTTCCGATGACGTGTAAAAAAGTCCTCCGCGCCCAGCGCATTGCGACCGAAAACCGATTGCCGCTCGTGTACCTCGTCGATTCCGCCGGAGTGTTTCTTCCGCTCCAGGACGAGGTGTTTCCCGACGAGGATGACTTCGGCCGCATCTTCCGCAACAACGCCGTGATCTCCGCCGCGGGCATCCCCCAGTTCGCTGCAATCATGGGGAACTGCGTCGCGGGCGGCGGGTACCTGCCCGTACTCTGCGACACGCTCTTGATGACCGAAGGGAGCGGGCTGTACCTCGCCGGTCCGGCGCTCGTGAAGGCGGCCATCGGCCAAGTGGTGGACAGCGAAACCCTCGGCGGGGCGAAGATGCACGCCGCGGTCAGCGGCACCATCGACTACCGCGAGCCGACCGACGACGCGTGCATCGAGCGCCTGCGCCGGCTGATCGAGATGTTACCGGCGGACACACGCGACGTTCACTCGGGGGGCGTGAGCCCCCCGCTCGCCGAGGTGTTCGAGCGGTTCACGCAGCCCGAGTACGACGTTCGCGACCTGCTCAAACTCGTCCTCGATGACGCTCCGTTCGACGAGTACAAGGCCGACTACGGGCAGACGCTCGTGTGCGGCTTCGGCCGGATCGGCGGCAAGTCGGTCGGCGTGGTGGCGAACCAGAAGCAGCGCGTGAAGGCGGCCGAAGGGCCGATGCAGTTTGGCGGGGTGATCTACGTCGATTCCGCCGAGAAGGCCGCCCGGTTCATCATGGACTGCAACCAGTTACGGGTGCCGATCCTGTTCGTCCAGAACGTGAACGGTTTCATGGTCGGCAAGGAGTCCGAGCAGGCCGGGATCATCAAGGCCGGCGCGAAGCTGGTGAACGCGATTTCCAACAGCGTGGTCCCGAAGGTCACGCTGATCACCGGCGGGTCGTATGGGGCGGGTAACTACGCGCTCTGCGGCAAGGCGTTCGATCCGCGGTTCATCCTCGCGTGGCCGAACGCACAGTACGCGGTGATGGGCGGGAACCAGGCCGCCGGTACGCTATTGGACGTTCAAGTGCAGGCACTGAAGCGGGCCGGTAAGGAACCGGACGCCGAAGAACTGGCGGCTCTGCGCGACAAGGTGAAGGCGAGCTACGACGAGCAGACCGACATCCGCTACGCGGCGGCGCGGCTCTGGGTGGACGCGATCGTGAGGCCCGAAGACACGCGCGCCGCGCTGCTGACGGCGCTCGCCGTCGCGACCCGATACGACGACGGTAAGCCGTTCAAGACCGGCGTGTTCCAGGTGTGA
- a CDS encoding RNA ligase (ATP), whose amino-acid sequence MRKLASIQTVNTAEPIPNADAIEKIRVLGWWVVVKKGEFRTGDRVVYCEIDSLLPEVEAFEFLRPNCYKPAQVGATGSVVMPAGFRIKTIKLRGQVSQGICFPLSALPPGTAQDEDADVTDALGVRKWEPPQTVGTGGRVKGSFPGFLPKTDETRVQVLEKVIARHRGLTFFVTEKLDGTSFTAFVRAGEFGVCSRNMLLDTTDEASVLGRVAKQLGLEERLRALAAARGHDVAVQGEVIGPGVQQNKYGLKEVALRVFNVFDVTSYRFLDHADMLAAVAELGLEPVPQLGTIVLNHSVDELVALSEGVSVLNAKAQREGIVLRPLNEVEDDYLGRLSFKAINPKFLLKYDE is encoded by the coding sequence ATGCGCAAACTTGCCAGCATTCAGACCGTCAACACCGCCGAACCGATCCCCAACGCCGACGCGATCGAGAAAATCCGCGTCCTCGGCTGGTGGGTCGTCGTGAAAAAGGGCGAGTTCCGCACCGGCGATCGCGTCGTGTACTGCGAAATCGACTCGCTCCTGCCGGAAGTCGAGGCGTTCGAGTTCCTGCGCCCCAACTGCTACAAGCCGGCGCAGGTCGGTGCGACCGGAAGCGTTGTGATGCCGGCCGGTTTTCGCATCAAAACCATTAAACTCCGCGGACAGGTGTCCCAGGGCATCTGCTTCCCGCTCTCGGCGCTGCCCCCGGGCACCGCGCAGGACGAGGACGCGGACGTGACCGACGCGCTGGGCGTGCGGAAGTGGGAACCACCGCAGACCGTGGGTACGGGCGGGCGCGTGAAGGGCTCCTTCCCCGGCTTCCTACCGAAGACCGACGAGACGCGGGTGCAGGTGCTGGAGAAGGTCATCGCGCGGCACCGCGGTCTGACGTTCTTCGTGACCGAGAAGCTCGACGGCACCTCGTTCACCGCGTTCGTCCGCGCGGGCGAGTTCGGGGTGTGCAGCCGCAACATGCTGCTCGACACGACCGACGAGGCGAGCGTCCTCGGGCGCGTCGCCAAGCAACTTGGCCTGGAGGAGCGGCTCCGCGCACTGGCCGCGGCCCGCGGACACGACGTGGCCGTTCAGGGCGAAGTGATCGGACCCGGCGTGCAGCAGAACAAGTACGGGCTGAAGGAAGTCGCGCTACGTGTGTTCAATGTGTTCGACGTCACGAGTTACCGCTTCCTCGACCACGCGGACATGCTCGCGGCCGTTGCCGAACTGGGCCTGGAGCCGGTGCCGCAGCTCGGGACGATCGTGCTGAACCACTCCGTGGACGAGCTCGTCGCGCTGTCGGAAGGGGTGAGCGTGCTGAACGCGAAGGCCCAGCGGGAAGGGATCGTGCTGCGCCCGCTCAACGAGGTGGAGGACGACTACCTCGGCCGCCTCAGCTTCAAGGCGATCAACCCGAAGTTCCTGCTGAAGTACGACGAGTGA
- a CDS encoding vWA domain-containing protein, which translates to MSQLPKIKGVADIVFLLDATGSMGPCINAVKQNIKTFVQTFTTPTPNGAAVVKDWRAKIVGYRDLDYIDFPAMVDNPFVSSVSELEAQLDALAADGGGDEPETLLEALYMLANMPATGPDEPLRPDAWRHVNSGRRFVIVFTDAPFKEPLRLPRDAKIDDVILNLMTAKIVLHMFAPASLARFGVLEEVDKALWHKVPVSGGETAQKALEDYTADQSKFEKIIQLLAKTMTQQSADVPAAD; encoded by the coding sequence GTGAGTCAGCTCCCGAAGATTAAAGGCGTTGCCGACATCGTGTTCCTGCTGGACGCGACCGGCAGCATGGGGCCGTGCATCAACGCGGTCAAGCAGAACATCAAGACGTTCGTGCAGACCTTCACCACGCCGACGCCCAACGGTGCGGCGGTCGTCAAGGACTGGCGGGCGAAGATCGTCGGCTACCGCGATCTGGACTACATCGACTTCCCGGCGATGGTGGACAACCCGTTCGTCTCGAGCGTGTCCGAACTCGAGGCCCAGCTCGACGCGCTCGCGGCCGACGGCGGGGGGGACGAGCCCGAGACGCTCCTCGAAGCGCTGTACATGCTCGCCAACATGCCCGCGACCGGCCCGGACGAACCGCTCCGGCCCGATGCCTGGCGGCACGTCAATTCGGGGCGCCGGTTCGTGATCGTGTTCACCGACGCCCCGTTCAAGGAGCCCCTACGGCTCCCGCGCGACGCCAAGATCGATGACGTGATTCTGAACCTGATGACGGCCAAAATCGTGCTCCACATGTTCGCCCCGGCGTCGCTCGCGCGCTTCGGCGTGCTCGAAGAGGTGGACAAGGCGCTGTGGCACAAGGTGCCCGTGAGCGGCGGCGAGACCGCACAAAAGGCGCTCGAAGACTACACCGCCGATCAGAGCAAGTTCGAGAAGATCATCCAGCTGTTGGCGAAGACCATGACCCAGCAGTCCGCCGACGTGCCGGCGGCGGACTGA